Proteins from one Methanofastidiosum sp. genomic window:
- a CDS encoding nucleotidyltransferase domain-containing protein: MDINLDKELGLINKIEGFEHVRFIFLYGSTSTGNANKNSDIDLCIYYEGPENEASRFRLKVLSELSTDKYDVKIFQQLPLYIRKEVLKGRLLYSKDFSFVHEVALDTIREFDYFKRFYYDYIGLEMIT, from the coding sequence ATGGATATAAATCTTGACAAGGAGCTAGGATTAATTAATAAAATAGAGGGATTTGAACATGTTAGATTTATTTTTCTCTACGGTTCAACTTCTACAGGTAATGCAAATAAGAATTCAGATATTGACCTCTGCATATACTATGAAGGCCCAGAGAACGAAGCGTCTAGATTTAGATTAAAAGTATTATCAGAACTATCAACCGATAAATACGATGTAAAAATCTTTCAGCAACTTCCCCTCTATATTAGAAAAGAAGTTCTAAAAGGAAGATTACTTTATTCAAAGGATTTTAGTTTTGTTCATGAGGTAGCTCTTGATACCATTAGGGAATTTGATTATTTTAAAAGATTTTATTATGACTATATAGGGCTAGAAATGATAACATGA
- a CDS encoding type II toxin-antitoxin system HicB family antitoxin, with translation MEKIHLPIIIEMDEDGVYIVSCPQLKGCHSYGETIEEAMENIKEAIELCLED, from the coding sequence CTGGAAAAGATACATCTTCCAATTATTATTGAGATGGATGAAGACGGTGTGTATATTGTAAGCTGTCCACAACTTAAAGGCTGCCACTCATATGGGGAAACTATAGAAGAAGCAATGGAAAACATTAAAGAAGCAATAGAGCTTTGCTTAGAAGATTAA
- a CDS encoding DUF86 domain-containing protein yields the protein MRKEIILSKINEIEESIPLIAENMPEDFEDFENLGLLKDGIYKRIQYIIENILDICAIINSDLKFSSPGEEDDVITNLVKNKILSLGIGKKIKELKGFRNIIVHRYGKLDDKLSFELINENLEDFEKIIENIKSILDKY from the coding sequence ATGAGAAAAGAAATTATTCTATCCAAAATAAATGAAATAGAGGAAAGCATTCCGTTGATAGCTGAAAATATGCCAGAAGATTTTGAGGATTTTGAAAATTTAGGATTGTTAAAGGATGGCATCTACAAAAGAATACAATACATAATTGAAAATATCCTAGATATTTGTGCAATTATTAATTCGGATCTCAAATTTAGCTCGCCAGGAGAAGAAGATGATGTTATTACTAATCTAGTTAAAAACAAGATATTATCACTAGGTATCGGAAAAAAAATCAAAGAACTTAAAGGCTTCAGGAATATTATAGTTCATAGATATGGGAAACTTGATGATAAATTATCGTTTGAATTAATAAATGAAAATCTGGAAGATTTTGAAAAAATTATAGAAAATATAAAGTCAATTTTAGACAAGTACTAA
- a CDS encoding CDP-2,3-bis-(O-geranylgeranyl)-sn-glycerol synthase: protein MIEITPLLIFSIIWFILPPYIANMAPAVWGGGPSLDGGRLFFDGKRLFGKGKTTKGAIVGILAGVIISLLQHIALPFPSLGYALLRGFLLGTGAIGGDIFGSFIKRRLNIESGDSAPLLDQLDFMIGAIILVAPLGLPSFEVVLISIVITPFVHFVSNVVWYLAGRKEVWW, encoded by the coding sequence ATGATCGAAATAACGCCTCTTTTAATATTCAGTATCATTTGGTTTATACTGCCGCCTTACATTGCGAATATGGCACCCGCCGTTTGGGGAGGCGGTCCATCGCTTGATGGCGGGAGGCTCTTTTTTGATGGTAAACGACTGTTTGGTAAAGGCAAGACTACAAAAGGTGCTATAGTCGGCATTCTTGCCGGAGTTATAATAAGCCTGCTGCAGCATATCGCACTTCCTTTCCCTTCCTTAGGATATGCTCTTTTGAGGGGTTTTCTTTTGGGGACAGGGGCGATTGGGGGGGATATTTTCGGCAGCTTCATAAAAAGGAGATTAAATATTGAAAGTGGTGATTCTGCCCCTCTGCTTGATCAGCTTGATTTTATGATTGGTGCAATAATATTGGTAGCCCCGCTGGGCCTTCCATCTTTTGAAGTTGTCTTGATATCAATTGTAATAACTCCTTTCGTCCATTTTGTTTCTAATGTTGTATGGTATCTTGCCGGCAGAAAAGAAGTCTGGTGGTAG
- a CDS encoding nucleotidyltransferase family protein: MNPKENEIIISFLKKHGAIKIGIFGSTARGEERPDSDIDILVEFSEVKDLLEFIGIGLDLGDILGKKIDLFTEENLRPIIKNSVMEDLVVIYDEER; this comes from the coding sequence ATGAATCCAAAAGAAAATGAAATTATTATTTCATTTTTAAAAAAACACGGTGCTATAAAAATTGGAATATTTGGCTCAACAGCAAGAGGAGAGGAAAGGCCAGATAGTGACATTGATATCCTTGTAGAGTTTAGTGAGGTAAAAGACCTATTGGAATTTATAGGAATAGGGCTTGATTTAGGAGATATTCTGGGTAAAAAAATAGACTTATTTACAGAGGAAAATTTGAGGCCTATTATTAAAAATAGTGTAATGGAAGACTTAGTCGTGATTTATGATGAAGAAAGGTGA
- a CDS encoding ATP-binding protein has translation MDYFDISQLSENNPWWKDEKSINQDIKIKMFDEVRYKWYPALRHYISLDKDVIYTIRGPRQVGKTTLLKIIIKELINSNKINPENIFFWSFEMNNAEELSQIIQIYLNWTGVNSGDRKYLFFDEICSVKNWQREILHLSNKALFENCSILITGSHSMDIKYSGETLPGRRGGSEDETLDKILLPMKFSEFVKLIEPKFNGILSDINLNHSKEKHNLIFKFFEGEDDSRMQKLMLYKNELIALFDQYIACGGIPYVINEYMNKNKISNNTFNIYISSIIGDLRRYNFKENYFKQIIREICRTVSDPISWNNLSQNTDIKSHNTIQDYVGAMEELFVINTIYAYSIDKNRIVFNKNKKLYVQDPFIFHALSGWSNAETDYFINLKKNVLDLEIKSKIIEGIVQNHLCRLAYSLNPRDLFDPKDHVCYYRDKKGKEIDFLLLTEDKIYPFEVKYQSTIKKSDLSNFKSFGRGILVTKDNYGLSSSYGCLPVSLLLFLV, from the coding sequence ATGGATTATTTTGATATAAGCCAACTTTCAGAAAATAACCCATGGTGGAAGGATGAAAAATCCATTAATCAAGATATTAAAATTAAAATGTTTGATGAAGTTAGATATAAGTGGTATCCAGCATTAAGACATTACATTTCTCTAGATAAAGATGTTATATATACAATAAGAGGGCCTCGTCAGGTTGGCAAAACTACATTACTAAAAATCATAATAAAAGAACTTATCAATTCAAATAAAATTAATCCTGAAAATATATTCTTCTGGTCATTTGAAATGAACAATGCTGAAGAACTTAGTCAAATAATCCAAATTTACCTTAACTGGACTGGCGTTAACTCTGGCGATAGAAAATATTTATTTTTTGATGAAATATGTTCTGTAAAAAACTGGCAAAGAGAAATACTTCATTTATCAAACAAAGCTCTTTTTGAAAACTGTTCAATTTTAATAACAGGATCGCATTCTATGGATATTAAATATTCTGGAGAAACATTGCCTGGAAGGAGAGGGGGATCAGAAGATGAAACGCTTGACAAGATTCTTTTACCCATGAAATTTTCAGAGTTTGTAAAATTAATTGAGCCAAAATTCAATGGAATACTATCAGACATTAATTTAAATCATTCAAAAGAAAAACATAATTTAATTTTCAAATTTTTTGAAGGAGAAGACGATTCAAGAATGCAGAAGCTAATGCTTTACAAAAATGAACTCATCGCCCTCTTTGACCAATATATTGCCTGTGGCGGAATCCCATATGTTATAAATGAATACATGAATAAAAATAAAATATCCAACAATACCTTTAATATCTATATAAGTTCTATAATAGGGGACTTAAGAAGGTATAACTTCAAAGAAAACTATTTCAAACAGATAATTAGGGAGATATGTAGGACAGTTTCTGATCCTATTAGTTGGAACAATCTTTCTCAAAATACGGATATCAAATCACACAATACAATACAAGATTATGTGGGTGCAATGGAAGAGTTATTTGTTATTAACACAATCTATGCTTATTCAATCGATAAAAATAGAATTGTTTTTAACAAGAATAAGAAACTTTACGTTCAAGACCCTTTCATTTTTCACGCCCTTTCGGGCTGGTCTAACGCAGAAACTGATTATTTTATAAATCTGAAAAAAAATGTCCTAGACCTAGAAATCAAAAGTAAGATTATTGAGGGAATTGTACAGAATCATCTTTGTAGACTTGCATATTCATTAAATCCAAGAGACTTATTTGATCCAAAAGATCATGTGTGTTATTATAGAGACAAAAAAGGAAAAGAGATTGATTTCCTTTTACTAACAGAGGATAAAATATATCCTTTTGAAGTTAAGTATCAAAGCACTATAAAAAAATCTGATTTATCGAACTTTAAATCATTTGGCAGAGGGATCTTAGTGACAAAAGATAACTATGGTTTAAGTAGTAGCTATGGATGTCTTCCAGTTTCTTTACTCTTATTCCTAGTTTAA
- a CDS encoding nucleotidyltransferase domain-containing protein yields MKFFTKNHQEYITQLFSKIEDYYGDALVSLVVYGSYAREENKFDSDIDLFIVIKTDKNRRERIREFVKEIESPLLNLSLKLYEDRISSEISTLILTEKESLCFNPLYLDMVTKRIIIFDRDNFMENLLMKYKNLMNECKTRKEKCGSFEYFVLNNKKILEGIKVG; encoded by the coding sequence ATGAAGTTTTTCACTAAAAATCATCAAGAGTATATAACTCAACTTTTTAGCAAAATCGAAGATTATTATGGTGATGCACTAGTGTCCCTTGTAGTCTATGGATCTTATGCAAGGGAAGAGAATAAGTTTGATTCAGATATTGATTTATTTATTGTAATTAAAACAGATAAAAACAGGAGAGAGAGAATAAGAGAATTTGTCAAAGAGATTGAATCCCCACTCTTAAATTTAAGCCTCAAGCTTTACGAGGATAGAATATCCTCTGAAATATCAACTTTAATTCTAACAGAAAAAGAATCATTGTGCTTTAATCCTCTGTATCTTGACATGGTTACAAAAAGAATTATCATATTTGATAGAGATAATTTCATGGAAAATTTACTTATGAAATATAAGAATCTAATGAATGAATGTAAAACAAGAAAGGAAAAGTGTGGTAGTTTTGAATACTTTGTCCTTAATAATAAAAAGATATTAGAAGGTATAAAAGTTGGATAA
- a CDS encoding nucleotidyltransferase domain-containing protein → MDRERAETLDDLVRLIKNEFNTELVLLFGSRARGDNLIESDYDIIIVSKDFEGINFIKRMGLVQDLWGGIYRLQAFCYTPEEFERKRNEIGTVQEACKEGIVL, encoded by the coding sequence ATGGATAGAGAAAGAGCTGAAACTTTAGATGATTTAGTCAGGCTGATAAAAAATGAATTTAACACTGAATTAGTTCTTCTCTTTGGTTCGAGAGCGAGGGGAGACAACTTAATCGAGAGTGACTATGATATAATCATTGTTAGTAAAGATTTTGAAGGCATTAATTTTATCAAGAGGATGGGATTAGTGCAGGATCTCTGGGGCGGGATTTATAGACTTCAAGCATTCTGCTATACGCCCGAAGAGTTTGAAAGAAAGAGAAATGAAATAGGTACAGTCCAGGAAGCATGCAAAGAAGGAATTGTTCTCTAA
- a CDS encoding nucleotidyltransferase family protein gives MKNVEDIEKIIEREKEELLRGYKIKNIGIFGSYAKNSAKEKSDIDLIVEFEEPVSLLGVIKAENYLTELLGIRVDLVPKEDIRKELKETILKEVIYI, from the coding sequence ATGAAAAATGTTGAAGATATTGAAAAAATAATAGAAAGGGAGAAGGAAGAACTTCTCAGAGGATATAAGATTAAAAATATAGGCATCTTTGGATCTTATGCCAAAAATTCTGCTAAAGAAAAAAGTGACATAGATCTAATTGTTGAATTTGAGGAGCCTGTTAGTCTTTTAGGTGTAATAAAAGCAGAGAATTATCTAACCGAACTATTAGGAATTAGGGTGGATTTAGTTCCAAAAGAAGATATACGAAAAGAACTCAAAGAAACTATTCTAAAAGAAGTGATCTATATTTGA
- the mtnA gene encoding S-methyl-5-thioribose-1-phosphate isomerase — protein sequence MIKTIFFEDNKVKYIDQTLLPGEYKVVSCTDVKKLEVAIKTLAIRGAPAIGVAGAYGIVLAALSYKGSNKDDFFNVILEGEKIKNARPTAVNLMWAIERMMSYFDSIKNKSIEEIKNELILEAERIRKEDAEINRKMGQYGHPLISTGDGVLTHCNAGALATSEYGTALGVIRAAVEAGKKIRVYSDETRPLLQGARLTTWELKEDGIPVTLICDNMAGISMRRGLIQKVIVGADRIAMNGDTANKIGTYQVAVLAKENNIPFYVAAPISTFDPKTKTGEGIPIEERSKDEVTHIGGKRIATEGIDVFNPAFDVTPAKYISGIITEKGVLKPPYEKSIKKLF from the coding sequence ATGATTAAAACTATCTTTTTTGAAGATAACAAGGTCAAATATATTGACCAGACCCTTCTACCAGGTGAATATAAAGTCGTTTCATGCACAGATGTAAAGAAATTGGAAGTAGCAATAAAGACTCTTGCAATTAGGGGTGCACCTGCAATCGGTGTGGCAGGGGCGTACGGCATTGTTTTAGCAGCATTAAGCTACAAAGGCAGTAACAAGGATGATTTTTTCAATGTTATACTAGAAGGAGAAAAGATAAAAAATGCAAGACCCACAGCAGTTAATTTGATGTGGGCAATTGAGCGCATGATGAGCTATTTTGACTCTATAAAAAACAAATCAATTGAAGAAATTAAAAATGAACTTATTTTAGAGGCAGAAAGGATAAGGAAGGAAGATGCGGAGATTAATAGAAAAATGGGGCAATACGGGCACCCCCTTATTTCCACTGGAGACGGAGTACTTACTCATTGCAACGCAGGAGCACTTGCAACTTCTGAATACGGCACTGCACTTGGAGTGATTAGAGCCGCAGTTGAGGCAGGCAAGAAGATTAGGGTTTATTCAGATGAGACAAGACCACTCCTTCAGGGTGCAAGACTCACAACATGGGAGTTAAAGGAAGATGGGATTCCTGTAACTTTGATATGCGATAACATGGCAGGTATCTCTATGAGACGAGGATTGATCCAGAAGGTGATAGTTGGAGCCGATAGAATAGCCATGAACGGTGACACAGCAAATAAGATTGGAACATATCAAGTAGCAGTTTTGGCCAAAGAAAACAACATACCTTTCTACGTAGCAGCACCTATATCCACATTCGATCCAAAGACAAAAACAGGCGAGGGTATACCTATTGAGGAAAGGAGTAAGGATGAGGTGACCCACATAGGTGGCAAGAGGATTGCAACTGAAGGCATAGACGTTTTTAATCCTGCATTTGATGTGACACCTGCTAAATATATCTCAGGGATAATTACAGAAAAAGGGGTATTAAAGCCACCCTATGAGAAGAGCATCAAGAAGTTGTTTTAA
- a CDS encoding carboxypeptidase-like regulatory domain-containing protein, with protein MNKKILSFIFGSLLMFSLFGAIEFQEVSAASISVNITTSANNYTQPYLNGNNMPVRVRFNFNITGTPSPSWTVVEIIAPAGFVLADKGVQPASTGFTIDYALSDADGVLPAKKMVYTCNITSTGTRTINLDLVQVTAGEGPHTWTINNTAGNLSPLLLSPSVVVDNTAPTFTVSYSKTPNVPGAPVTDPGTFGLGNITITIVADDPIIATPTVSVKQQNKTLQNLTYTTSTTNPPSAGNFRSQSGGFPTTTLIGTYSITSTNGASDGLATVTINATDRAGNIGNIIDTATTGLDGPTFIVDSQCDKPTLVSPTNGAIETSDVTFTWNDITDAADPVEYTLQYSTSSTFASNVYTRYTTSPTITYAASGLTNGTWYWRVWATDSLGNLSGTPTSHTTRSFTVSTTSSVPTFRIRYLKTPKIDYNTTPDVVGAGSMQIRIYSSEVLKTKPTVQVKLHNQTTWTTLSVSESAPASVFTATYNVPTATTNNGLAQITISGESMSGNVGTQINASVWDVDERKYPSYLPQETDSDGAFFYVSTATDTPSMYKPDNGYVIPNNRNEANFTFYKISDLTSERPADSGQNNCITYHIQYSTSPNFTTNVITQSIDINESFYNPNDALFCGIPNGGYNSTSGDTSYNNWYVTWPSKPAGFSNLRMHKSQALSNGTWYWRVWATDKLGNQSPIPSVGRSFLVSTTVPNLTSPSDLSLLDYNNPILNWENVSSATFYNIRLSRTDSPDSTPIFYDYTAYPDKIAVNNYTGDYNSDTTRKTEYNVSTSKPPTPPIGRLEDGIWFWKVASSLDTTVYSETWRFTVDTTGPPAPNLLTLTNGQVSQNKRPTFTWTSVLDTNNLSNPVRYYVQISGNASFPDSPGISNGTTTWPSTSNFYGPSDWNSTTYQRGPLTTTSFVPTQDFPETLLTDPGAAYYWRVYAVDSAGNRGTNSLTRNFRISTSPPLVWGDIPNTVTSCQNDWPTECLNIPRDNLGLALRSPSNGFTLNSSNPQLEWRHSRCDCVVKEISSYIIQYSTDITFPPEKTTDVSGIFQVLGINVDNNLYVNMGYTIQTPLYNGTYFWRICAVDTAGNRTQFTAPWSFTVNVPNNEGPASQCSSTVPCPSGYTCQNGSCVAVTYSAGNLTITVQNAGGTAISGATVTVDGVAQVTDAAGQVTYTALSGGNHTLNNVTASGYVDYGTSTILINGNTTQTLTMTVPGTEGYIWGTVYFDAIGTAAPNVLIDIYNQSTDVKVDSRLTNSEGKFQSSPLPSTGTYYAKIPAYEKELRDLQPTSLTTGEKIVILETKGTVTGIVQDDSGQIVSSATVVLKKYPGEEFVDTKTTNSIGQFSFDALPGTYVITISKAGYDAYTSSSFSVQSKQTVNLQSVLGSIVLNSIRGTLAVSVKDDKGATINTATVTIRSSTGAVVRSITTSGGTGSTQLAPGAYRVSAVSSGFAESLQQTTNITSNQTSSVSITLAPATGSIRVVAKDASGAPLAGASVYVDGTLSGITDSEGELLVTGLKLGTHTVRITKGGFTTVEEQVTAGDSTVIVDTALRKNNLPLYLGIGLGLLILAGALYYFKFGKQQGPKRPPMSKGLTLPSRPGAPKLRPHRHKGGLPPSSIRVKKKNL; from the coding sequence TTGAATAAGAAGATTTTGAGTTTTATATTTGGATCATTATTGATGTTTAGTTTATTTGGGGCAATTGAGTTTCAGGAGGTTAGTGCTGCTAGTATTAGCGTCAACATCACGACAAGTGCCAATAATTATACACAACCCTATCTTAATGGTAATAACATGCCTGTTAGGGTAAGATTTAATTTTAATATTACTGGAACTCCTTCTCCCTCTTGGACAGTAGTAGAGATAATTGCTCCCGCAGGATTTGTTCTTGCGGACAAAGGTGTTCAGCCGGCATCAACAGGATTTACTATTGACTATGCACTTAGTGATGCGGATGGAGTTCTTCCCGCAAAAAAAATGGTTTATACCTGTAACATTACGTCTACAGGAACACGTACCATTAATCTAGATTTAGTTCAAGTTACTGCAGGTGAAGGGCCACATACATGGACTATAAATAATACGGCAGGTAATTTATCACCGCTACTTTTGTCTCCATCAGTAGTAGTTGATAATACTGCACCTACCTTCACTGTGAGTTATTCTAAAACACCTAATGTTCCCGGTGCGCCAGTTACCGACCCCGGCACATTTGGACTTGGAAATATTACAATCACAATTGTAGCTGATGATCCTATTATTGCTACTCCAACAGTTTCTGTTAAACAGCAAAACAAAACTCTCCAGAATCTTACTTATACCACTTCAACTACAAATCCTCCCTCAGCAGGAAATTTCCGATCACAATCTGGGGGTTTCCCGACTACTACCCTCATAGGAACATATAGCATCACAAGTACAAACGGTGCAAGCGACGGATTGGCTACGGTGACTATAAATGCTACAGATAGGGCGGGAAATATTGGAAATATTATTGATACAGCGACTACAGGATTAGATGGGCCAACTTTTATTGTAGATTCGCAATGCGATAAGCCAACATTAGTTTCTCCCACCAACGGTGCTATAGAAACAAGTGACGTTACCTTCACATGGAATGATATAACTGATGCTGCTGATCCAGTAGAATATACCTTACAATATTCTACATCTTCTACCTTTGCATCTAATGTTTATACAAGATATACAACTTCTCCTACGATTACATATGCCGCATCAGGGCTTACTAATGGGACATGGTACTGGAGAGTGTGGGCGACAGACTCTTTGGGCAATCTTAGCGGTACACCAACTTCACACACAACAAGGAGCTTTACAGTTTCGACTACTTCATCAGTACCAACTTTTAGAATTCGTTATCTTAAAACTCCAAAAATAGACTATAACACTACTCCTGATGTCGTTGGTGCAGGCTCAATGCAGATTAGGATTTATTCCTCCGAAGTATTAAAAACTAAACCAACAGTCCAAGTAAAGTTACATAACCAAACTACTTGGACTACTTTATCTGTATCTGAATCAGCACCTGCATCTGTTTTCACTGCGACATACAATGTGCCGACTGCAACTACAAACAATGGATTGGCCCAAATAACAATATCTGGGGAAAGTATGTCTGGTAATGTTGGAACTCAAATAAACGCTTCAGTATGGGATGTAGATGAAAGAAAATATCCAAGTTATCTGCCACAAGAAACGGATTCTGACGGTGCATTTTTCTATGTAAGTACCGCAACAGATACTCCAAGCATGTATAAACCTGATAATGGCTATGTAATCCCAAACAATAGAAATGAAGCCAATTTCACATTTTACAAAATATCTGATTTAACTTCTGAGAGGCCCGCTGACTCAGGACAAAACAACTGCATTACATACCACATACAGTATTCTACCTCACCTAACTTTACAACTAACGTTATCACACAATCAATAGATATCAACGAGAGCTTTTATAATCCAAACGATGCTCTCTTTTGTGGAATTCCAAATGGAGGATATAATAGTACTTCAGGAGATACATCCTATAACAATTGGTATGTTACTTGGCCAAGCAAACCAGCTGGATTTTCTAATCTAAGAATGCACAAATCCCAAGCACTTTCAAATGGCACATGGTACTGGCGAGTTTGGGCAACTGATAAACTTGGAAATCAGAGTCCAATACCCTCAGTCGGTAGGAGCTTCTTAGTTTCAACAACTGTTCCAAACTTGACATCTCCATCAGATCTTTCCTTGTTAGACTACAACAATCCAATACTAAACTGGGAAAACGTATCCTCTGCTACATTTTATAATATACGTTTATCAAGAACCGATTCTCCTGATAGTACACCAATTTTCTATGATTACACTGCATATCCGGATAAGATTGCCGTAAATAATTACACCGGGGACTATAACAGTGATACAACAAGAAAGACTGAATATAATGTATCCACTTCAAAACCTCCAACACCACCAATAGGACGTTTGGAAGATGGTATTTGGTTCTGGAAGGTTGCGTCAAGCCTTGATACAACAGTATACTCTGAAACTTGGAGATTTACCGTTGATACAACAGGTCCACCAGCACCAAATTTACTTACTTTGACAAATGGGCAAGTCAGCCAGAACAAGAGACCTACATTTACTTGGACTTCAGTATTAGATACAAATAATTTGTCAAATCCTGTAAGATATTATGTCCAAATATCTGGAAATGCAAGCTTTCCTGATTCTCCAGGTATAAGTAATGGTACAACTACATGGCCATCCACATCTAACTTTTATGGGCCATCAGATTGGAATTCCACTACTTATCAAAGAGGGCCACTTACTACAACAAGTTTTGTACCAACACAAGATTTCCCTGAAACATTATTAACAGACCCTGGAGCGGCATATTATTGGAGAGTTTATGCTGTAGACTCTGCGGGTAACCGTGGAACTAATTCATTAACTAGAAACTTCCGTATAAGTACTTCTCCTCCCTTAGTTTGGGGCGATATACCTAATACAGTAACTAGTTGTCAAAATGACTGGCCAACTGAATGTTTGAATATTCCTCGTGACAATTTAGGATTAGCACTTAGGTCACCCTCAAATGGATTTACCCTTAACTCAAGTAATCCACAACTTGAATGGAGACACTCTAGATGTGACTGTGTTGTAAAAGAGATATCAAGTTATATAATCCAATACTCAACAGATATTACATTTCCACCTGAAAAAACAACAGATGTATCTGGGATATTTCAGGTCTTAGGTATTAATGTTGACAATAATCTCTATGTCAACATGGGGTATACAATACAAACACCTTTGTACAATGGAACTTACTTCTGGAGAATTTGTGCAGTAGACACAGCTGGGAACAGAACACAGTTCACAGCCCCTTGGAGCTTTACAGTTAACGTTCCAAACAACGAAGGGCCAGCATCACAGTGCTCATCCACAGTTCCATGTCCATCTGGATACACTTGTCAAAATGGATCATGTGTAGCTGTAACATACTCCGCAGGAAACCTTACAATAACAGTCCAGAATGCAGGAGGCACAGCAATATCAGGTGCAACTGTTACAGTTGACGGTGTTGCGCAGGTAACAGATGCAGCAGGACAGGTAACATACACCGCACTATCCGGAGGAAATCACACACTAAACAATGTCACAGCATCCGGGTATGTAGACTACGGAACAAGTACAATACTTATCAACGGAAACACAACACAGACTTTAACTATGACAGTACCAGGTACTGAAGGGTATATCTGGGGAACAGTCTACTTTGATGCGATAGGAACAGCAGCACCAAATGTCTTGATAGACATATACAACCAGTCCACAGATGTAAAGGTTGATAGCCGACTTACAAACAGTGAAGGAAAGTTCCAGTCATCCCCGCTTCCATCAACAGGCACATACTACGCAAAGATCCCAGCATATGAAAAGGAACTAAGGGATTTACAGCCGACATCACTTACAACTGGAGAAAAGATTGTAATCCTTGAAACAAAAGGAACAGTCACAGGAATAGTCCAGGATGACTCTGGGCAGATAGTATCATCTGCAACAGTGGTATTGAAGAAGTACCCAGGAGAAGAGTTTGTCGACACAAAGACAACAAATTCAATCGGCCAGTTCTCATTTGATGCGCTACCAGGAACATATGTCATCACAATATCAAAGGCAGGATACGATGCATACACATCCTCATCATTTAGCGTGCAGTCAAAACAGACTGTGAACCTGCAATCTGTCCTTGGAAGCATCGTACTAAACTCAATAAGAGGAACATTGGCAGTATCTGTCAAGGATGATAAAGGTGCAACAATTAACACTGCCACTGTCACAATCAGGTCAAGCACTGGTGCAGTAGTTAGGTCCATTACTACATCTGGTGGTACAGGATCAACTCAACTTGCCCCGGGCGCTTACAGGGTGTCTGCAGTATCTAGCGGATTTGCAGAGAGCCTTCAACAGACAACTAACATCACTTCAAATCAGACTTCATCAGTGTCAATTACACTAGCCCCAGCAACTGGCTCCATAAGGGTCGTTGCAAAAGATGCAAGCGGCGCACCACTTGCAGGAGCAAGTGTCTATGTTGACGGCACACTTTCTGGAATAACTGATTCAGAAGGGGAGCTACTTGTCACAGGACTTAAGCTTGGAACACACACAGTCAGGATTACTAAAGGAGGATTCACTACTGTTGAAGAGCAGGTTACAGCTGGAGACTCAACAGTAATTGTTGACACAGCACTAAGGAAAAACAATCTACCGCTATACCTTGGTATAGGCCTTGGATTACTGATACTTGCAGGTGCACTTTACTACTTTAAATTTGGAAAACAGCAAGGGCCAAAGAGACCACCAATGTCAAAGGGATTAACACTACCATCAAGACCAGGCGCACCAAAACTAAGACCTCACAGGCACAAAGGCGGACTACCGCCATCCTCAATTAGAGTAAAGAAAAAGAATCTTTAA